In one Betaproteobacteria bacterium genomic region, the following are encoded:
- a CDS encoding alpha/beta hydrolase, which yields MTDFQAATGSSHFVDANGVKLHYLDYGVAGRRPMLCVHGAAAHAHWFDFAAPGLTPNHHVRALDLRGHGDSAWAEQHTYDFKTYAEDV from the coding sequence ATGACCGACTTCCAAGCAGCAACCGGCAGCAGCCACTTCGTCGACGCCAACGGCGTCAAGCTGCATTACCTGGATTACGGCGTTGCCGGACGCCGGCCCATGCTGTGCGTGCACGGGGCGGCCGCGCACGCGCACTGGTTCGACTTCGCCGCCCCCGGGCTCACGCCGAACCATCACGTCCGCGCGCTGGATCTGCGCGGACACGGCGACAGCGCCTGGGCGGAGCAGCATACCTACGACTTCAAGACCTACGCCGAGGACGTCAA